The following proteins are co-located in the Candidatus Nitrotoga sp. AM1P genome:
- a CDS encoding right-handed parallel beta-helix repeat-containing protein → MFKKLSAVYLIATLGIIVVTPGQAAVQRAFVASYGLNSNTSFDCDVAHPCRQFLAAVTVVNPDGEVVALDTAAYGAVTLTQSISLTAAPGAYAGITVFPGSNGVTIATPGVNVVLRGLTINGQGGTNGILMTAGAKLSIENCVISNFNAGAQHGVFVNTAATVRMVNTLIRDSDVGIEFQGGATADISGSKFLGNISNGIFANNTNSSTTTVAISDTVVTGGGVGIEAFSTAGNSRINMIRSAVTNTTEGIAASASGGAASVTLSDSMVTGNTTGYFQSSGGTIRSLVNNIITDNGGNTGVLTTLAPL, encoded by the coding sequence ATGTTTAAAAAATTATCCGCCGTATATTTAATTGCTACTCTGGGTATCATCGTAGTAACCCCTGGACAGGCTGCCGTTCAACGTGCCTTTGTTGCGTCCTATGGATTGAACTCCAATACTTCCTTTGACTGTGATGTTGCCCACCCCTGCCGCCAGTTTTTAGCAGCAGTAACCGTAGTCAATCCAGATGGCGAAGTCGTAGCGCTCGATACCGCAGCGTATGGCGCCGTCACACTCACCCAGTCGATCTCTTTAACGGCAGCTCCGGGGGCCTATGCCGGCATTACTGTCTTTCCAGGCTCAAACGGAGTGACGATTGCCACTCCCGGAGTGAATGTAGTGCTACGTGGCCTGACTATTAATGGTCAAGGCGGTACTAACGGGATTTTAATGACAGCTGGTGCCAAGCTTTCAATCGAAAACTGTGTCATTTCCAATTTTAATGCTGGTGCCCAACACGGCGTTTTTGTTAACACAGCCGCTACGGTGCGGATGGTGAACACCCTTATTCGCGATAGTGACGTTGGCATTGAGTTTCAGGGGGGAGCGACGGCCGATATCTCCGGATCCAAGTTTCTCGGAAATATCAGCAATGGCATCTTTGCGAATAACACAAATAGCTCGACTACGACTGTCGCTATCAGCGATACCGTCGTGACTGGAGGAGGTGTTGGAATTGAAGCATTTTCGACTGCTGGAAACTCGCGAATAAACATGATCCGTTCAGCAGTTACTAATACCACCGAAGGTATCGCGGCATCTGCCTCGGGCGGAGCTGCCTCAGTAACTCTCAGCGACAGCATGGTGACGGGAAACACAACGGGGTATTTCCAGAGCTCCGGCGGCACAATAAGGTCGCTGGTCAATAACATTATCACGGATAACGGCGGTAATACAGGTGTACTTACTACTTTAGCTCCTTTGTAA
- a CDS encoding GDP-L-fucose synthase family protein, protein MNKNSKIYIAGHCGLVGSALMRNLQGKGFNRLITRTHVELDLTNQAATETFFAHEKPDYVFLAAAKVGGILANNTYPAEFIRDNLAIQTNIIHAAYRNGVERLMFFGSSCVYPKFAPQPMHENCLLTGSLEPTNRPYALAKIAGIEMCWSYNRQYGTRYLAVMPTNLYGPGDNYDLNNSHVIPALIRKFHEASVRGEQQVVVWGTGSIKREFLYSEDMADACVYLMNLPDSSYCGLLGSDETMSGKFEPPLMNIGVGEDVTIGELAKLVKEMMGFDGEIVFDTSKQDGTPRKLLDVSRLNAIGWHAPTSLQAGLAKVYADFLHDPVSTETR, encoded by the coding sequence ATGAACAAGAACTCTAAAATCTACATTGCCGGACACTGCGGCCTTGTTGGCTCGGCTCTCATGCGAAATCTGCAGGGCAAAGGCTTCAACCGCCTTATTACCCGCACCCACGTCGAGCTGGATCTCACCAACCAGGCTGCCACAGAAACTTTCTTTGCGCATGAAAAACCCGACTACGTCTTTTTAGCTGCCGCCAAGGTGGGCGGGATACTGGCTAATAACACTTACCCAGCAGAGTTCATCCGTGACAATTTGGCCATCCAGACCAACATCATTCATGCGGCTTACCGGAATGGCGTTGAACGTCTGATGTTTTTTGGTTCGAGCTGCGTCTATCCAAAATTTGCACCACAGCCAATGCATGAAAATTGCCTTCTTACGGGCTCTTTGGAACCAACCAATCGGCCTTATGCTTTGGCCAAGATTGCTGGTATCGAGATGTGCTGGAGCTATAACCGCCAGTATGGAACACGCTATTTGGCGGTAATGCCGACTAACCTTTATGGTCCGGGAGACAACTACGATTTGAACAATAGCCATGTCATTCCGGCCCTAATCCGCAAATTTCACGAAGCCAGTGTGCGCGGTGAGCAGCAAGTGGTGGTTTGGGGTACCGGATCAATCAAGCGAGAATTTCTTTACAGTGAAGATATGGCCGATGCCTGTGTTTATCTAATGAATTTGCCGGATAGCTCTTATTGCGGATTGCTGGGCAGCGATGAAACCATGAGTGGTAAGTTTGAGCCACCTTTGATGAACATTGGTGTTGGTGAGGATGTAACCATCGGTGAACTGGCAAAATTGGTAAAGGAGATGATGGGTTTTGATGGCGAAATCGTTTTTGATACCTCAAAACAAGATGGAACTCCGCGAAAATTACTGGATGTTTCCCGCCTGAATGCAATAGGTTGGCATGCGCCCACTTCATTGCAGGCTGGGCTGGCTAAGGTCTATGCGGATTTTCTCCACGACCCTGTATCTACCGAGACTCGTTAA
- a CDS encoding glycosyltransferase family 4 protein, translating to MKVAVIHDWLTVYAGAERVLEQILLCYPNADLYSVVDFIPSRKRGFLLGKTATTSFVQNLPFARTKYRQYLSLMPLAVEQFNLSGYDLVLSCSHAVAKGVITGPDQLHISYVNSPMRYAWDLQHQYLSDSGLDKGIKGWIAKWLLHKMRIWDARTANGVDCLIANSQFIRRRIWKTYRRDATVIHPPVEISRFSLRENKENFYLAASRLVPYKKMNLIAEAFTAMPERRLVIIGDGPEMQKVRAKAGPNVTVLGYQTDDIMCNYMQRAKAFVFAAEEDFGITPLEAQACGTPVIAYGKGGVLETIRGLDDKQPTGVFFAEQSIQAIKAAVTSFEQEAARILPVSCRNNACRFAPERFRAEFIACVENEWHRFQQSLMTTTSNKMWLP from the coding sequence ATGAAAGTAGCTGTAATTCATGATTGGCTAACAGTCTATGCCGGAGCCGAGCGTGTTCTGGAGCAAATATTATTATGCTATCCAAATGCTGATTTATATAGCGTGGTAGATTTTATTCCATCTAGAAAACGAGGTTTTCTGCTGGGGAAAACAGCAACCACTTCGTTTGTGCAAAACCTGCCTTTCGCCAGAACTAAATACAGGCAGTATTTATCCTTAATGCCTTTGGCTGTCGAGCAGTTCAACTTATCCGGCTATGACTTGGTGCTTTCCTGTAGCCATGCTGTCGCAAAAGGCGTTATTACAGGGCCGGATCAGCTTCATATCAGCTATGTTAATTCTCCTATGCGTTACGCGTGGGATTTGCAGCATCAATATTTGAGCGATTCGGGTTTGGACAAAGGCATAAAGGGGTGGATCGCCAAATGGCTCTTGCACAAAATGCGAATATGGGATGCAAGAACGGCTAATGGTGTTGATTGCCTTATAGCAAACTCGCAATTTATTAGGCGACGAATTTGGAAAACCTATCGCCGCGATGCGACGGTAATTCATCCGCCAGTAGAAATTTCAAGATTTTCCTTACGCGAAAACAAGGAAAATTTTTATCTGGCCGCCTCCCGTCTGGTACCTTACAAAAAAATGAATCTAATCGCGGAAGCATTTACTGCCATGCCAGAGCGACGTTTGGTGATCATTGGCGACGGACCTGAAATGCAGAAAGTGAGAGCGAAGGCCGGACCAAATGTAACGGTACTTGGATATCAAACTGACGATATCATGTGCAATTACATGCAGCGCGCCAAAGCATTTGTATTTGCCGCAGAAGAAGATTTCGGCATTACCCCATTAGAAGCTCAGGCTTGTGGTACGCCAGTCATTGCGTATGGCAAAGGCGGTGTGCTGGAAACAATTCGCGGCTTGGATGATAAACAACCGACCGGGGTGTTTTTTGCGGAGCAATCCATTCAAGCCATCAAAGCAGCAGTAACTTCTTTTGAACAGGAAGCCGCTCGAATTTTGCCAGTATCCTGTCGTAATAATGCCTGCCGTTTTGCGCCTGAGAGATTTCGTGCAGAATTCATAGCGTGTGTAGAAAATGAGTGGCATCGATTCCAACAATCGCTGATGACGACCACCTCGAACAAAATGTGGTTGCCATGA
- a CDS encoding GDP-mannose 4,6-dehydratase, whose protein sequence is MRALICGVGGQDGAYLSRLLLDKGYEVIGASRDAMASSFSNLKNLGILDKVITTSMAITDFRSVLQTLVKHQPDEIYNLAGQSSVGLSFEQPVETMESIAIGTLNLLEAIRFYGKPIRLYNAGSSECFGETGTNPANEETPFRPRSPYAVAKASAHNLVANYREAYSLYACTGILFNHESPLRPERFVTQKIVSTAARIASGSNEKLEMGNIDIQRDWGWAPEYVQAMWKMLQLNHPEDFVIATGKTVTLEFFIEQAFQFFGLHYKDYLVINSNLYRPTDIHIGSANPSKANKLLAWRAQVRIETIIENMCISTKNAIYT, encoded by the coding sequence ATGAGGGCGCTAATTTGTGGAGTAGGCGGGCAGGATGGCGCATACCTTTCAAGACTTTTGCTAGACAAGGGATACGAGGTCATCGGCGCATCAAGAGATGCCATGGCCTCTTCTTTCAGTAACCTGAAGAATCTCGGCATTCTGGACAAAGTGATCACTACTTCGATGGCCATTACTGACTTTCGCAGCGTCCTTCAAACTTTGGTTAAGCATCAACCTGACGAAATTTACAATCTCGCTGGGCAGAGTTCTGTCGGGCTTTCTTTCGAGCAGCCTGTGGAAACGATGGAAAGTATCGCAATCGGAACGCTGAATTTGTTGGAGGCAATCCGATTTTACGGAAAGCCGATACGGCTTTACAATGCAGGTTCAAGCGAGTGTTTCGGTGAGACTGGCACTAATCCAGCAAATGAGGAAACACCATTCAGGCCCCGAAGCCCCTATGCAGTAGCCAAAGCTTCAGCACATAACCTTGTTGCAAACTATCGGGAGGCGTACAGTCTCTATGCGTGTACCGGCATTTTGTTTAATCATGAGTCTCCCCTCCGCCCAGAACGTTTTGTGACACAGAAAATTGTCAGTACTGCAGCAAGGATTGCTTCGGGCAGTAATGAAAAATTGGAAATGGGGAACATCGATATACAAAGAGACTGGGGATGGGCACCTGAATATGTGCAGGCGATGTGGAAAATGCTACAACTAAATCACCCCGAGGATTTCGTCATAGCTACTGGCAAGACAGTAACCTTGGAATTCTTTATCGAACAAGCATTTCAATTTTTTGGATTACATTACAAAGATTATCTTGTTATCAATTCAAACTTGTATCGTCCAACCGACATCCACATCGGATCAGCGAACCCATCTAAAGCTAACAAATTATTGGCTTGGCGTGCCCAAGTAAGAATTGAGACAATCATAGAGAACATGTGTATCTCGACCAAGAATGCAATTTACACTTAG
- the gmd gene encoding GDP-mannose 4,6-dehydratase, giving the protein MQKIALITGVTGQDGAYLAEFLLKKSYIVHGIKRRASLLNTDRIDHLYQDPHVSNRNFILHYGDMTDSSSLIRIIQQVQPDEIYNLAAQSHVAVSFEEPEYTANSDALGALRVLEAIRILGLEKKTRFYQASTSELYGLVQEVPQKETTPFYPRSPYAVAKLYAYWITVNYREAYGMYACNGILFNHESPIRGETFVTRKITRALSRIKLNLQDCLFLGNLNSLRDWGHAKDYVEMQWLMLQQDKAEDFVIATGVQYSVRDFVTAAAEELGIKIQWEGTGVDEKGYDAAGKCIVAVDSRYFRPTEVETLLGDATKAKEKLGWTPKITFKELVAEMVREDLKAAERDELVKKHGYTAMDYHE; this is encoded by the coding sequence ATGCAAAAAATCGCTTTAATCACTGGTGTGACAGGACAAGACGGCGCTTACCTGGCCGAGTTTCTGTTAAAGAAAAGCTACATCGTGCATGGCATCAAGCGCCGTGCTTCTTTGCTCAACACAGACCGCATTGACCACCTGTACCAGGATCCTCATGTCAGCAATCGTAATTTCATTTTGCACTACGGTGACATGACTGATTCAAGCAGTCTAATTCGCATCATTCAGCAAGTACAACCAGACGAAATATATAACCTCGCTGCGCAAAGCCACGTGGCTGTATCGTTCGAAGAACCTGAATACACTGCCAACTCCGATGCATTAGGAGCGTTACGCGTGCTTGAAGCGATTCGGATATTGGGGCTAGAGAAAAAAACCCGCTTCTATCAGGCTTCAACTTCTGAGCTTTACGGATTGGTCCAGGAAGTTCCACAAAAAGAAACCACGCCTTTTTATCCTCGGTCACCTTACGCAGTCGCCAAGCTTTACGCCTACTGGATCACAGTCAATTACCGTGAAGCCTACGGTATGTATGCCTGCAACGGCATTTTGTTTAACCACGAATCTCCCATTCGCGGCGAAACCTTCGTTACCCGCAAGATTACCCGCGCCTTGTCGCGCATCAAGCTGAATCTTCAAGACTGCCTCTTTCTGGGAAACCTGAATTCCTTACGTGACTGGGGGCATGCCAAAGACTATGTTGAAATGCAATGGCTGATGTTGCAACAGGACAAAGCCGAAGATTTTGTCATCGCCACCGGCGTGCAATATAGTGTGCGCGATTTTGTGACTGCGGCAGCAGAAGAACTTGGCATCAAAATACAGTGGGAAGGAACAGGCGTAGATGAGAAGGGCTACGATGCAGCAGGAAAATGCATCGTGGCAGTTGATTCGCGCTATTTCCGTCCGACCGAGGTCGAGACCTTGCTGGGGGATGCGACCAAGGCAAAAGAGAAGCTGGGATGGACACCAAAAATCACATTTAAGGAACTGGTGGCAGAAATGGTACGCGAAGATCTGAAGGCCGCCGAGCGCGACGAACTGGTTAAGAAACACGGCTACACGGCCATGGACTACCACGAATGA
- a CDS encoding glycosyltransferase family 4 protein has translation MKVILSVNTIKPSLSGIGRYTWELTKRIPTIQGVKSVRFFSDGRWVNNASSLLEQSSVKLAIRQRLIRSPLVVAAYRCLSPLLLRQRLRDYSDHIYHGTSFLLPPFSGPAIVTIHDLSVFRYPQFHPPERVSFMQREIPITLGRANFLITDSEFIRQEIIEFFGWPADKVRAIPLGIAEDYCPRRMEETVDVLRKFGLEFGAYTLCVATIEPRKNIGTLLSAYEALPQALRNRYPLVLAGGYGWRSEAIHRRIVHGQRQGWLRYLGYVSEAKLPKLFSGARGFVYPSLYEGFGLPVLEAMASGLPVLISNRASLPEVALGAALIVEAEDVQTMTENTRVLLEDDQWRETAIKRSLEVAAQYSWETTARKTVEIYHSVNNHLATDKPVLKQL, from the coding sequence ATGAAGGTCATTCTTTCAGTTAATACCATCAAACCATCTTTGTCCGGGATCGGCCGCTATACATGGGAACTAACAAAACGTATTCCAACTATTCAGGGTGTGAAGTCAGTACGTTTTTTTTCTGATGGTCGCTGGGTGAACAATGCAAGCTCGCTACTCGAACAATCGTCAGTCAAACTTGCTATACGTCAGCGGCTAATACGTAGCCCTTTGGTAGTAGCGGCATATCGTTGTTTGTCTCCCCTATTGTTGCGCCAACGTTTACGAGATTACTCTGATCATATATATCATGGCACAAGTTTCTTGTTGCCCCCCTTTTCTGGCCCGGCAATTGTAACCATTCACGATTTGTCGGTTTTTCGTTACCCACAGTTTCATCCTCCTGAGCGTGTTTCTTTCATGCAACGGGAAATTCCAATAACATTGGGCCGTGCCAATTTTTTGATTACAGATTCAGAATTTATTCGGCAAGAGATCATCGAATTTTTTGGTTGGCCAGCAGATAAAGTGCGGGCTATACCGTTGGGAATTGCCGAGGACTACTGCCCACGAAGGATGGAGGAAACAGTTGATGTGCTAAGAAAATTTGGTCTAGAATTTGGTGCTTACACACTTTGCGTAGCAACCATTGAGCCCAGAAAGAATATTGGGACATTACTGTCAGCCTATGAAGCATTGCCACAAGCTCTAAGAAACCGGTATCCACTGGTGCTGGCGGGAGGGTATGGATGGAGAAGTGAGGCTATTCACCGTCGCATTGTGCATGGGCAGCGGCAGGGGTGGCTGCGCTATCTTGGGTATGTATCTGAGGCCAAGTTGCCTAAACTTTTTTCCGGCGCCCGGGGATTTGTTTACCCCTCCTTATATGAGGGTTTCGGATTGCCCGTGCTTGAGGCCATGGCGAGCGGCTTGCCAGTGTTAATATCCAATCGCGCATCATTGCCGGAAGTAGCCTTAGGAGCGGCGCTCATTGTGGAGGCGGAAGACGTTCAGACTATGACTGAAAATACCCGTGTGCTACTGGAAGATGATCAATGGAGGGAGACCGCGATTAAACGATCTCTGGAGGTGGCAGCACAATATTCCTGGGAAACGACCGCTCGGAAAACGGTGGAGATCTATCATTCCGTTAACAACCACCTAGCAACGGATAAGCCCGTGCTTAAACAATTATGA
- a CDS encoding right-handed parallel beta-helix repeat-containing protein, whose amino-acid sequence MLKKSPAVYLLAVMCAMIATPAQSAVQRAFVASYGLNSNTSFDCDVTHPCRQFLAAVTVVNPDGEVVALDTAAYGAVTLTQSISLTAAPGAYAGITVFPGSNGVTIATPGVNVVLRGLTINSQGGDAGILMTAGAKLSIENCVIANFSIIGSPFNQYGVLVQTAATVRMVNTLIRDNDIGIQIQDGATADISGSKFFGNSTYGIVAFNDINGTTTTAAVSDTVVTGGGIGIYAIVDSASTATARAEIVRSIVSNYSGGVAAESQNGTASVSIRKSMVTGSSIYGLGQIGSGATMTSYGNNMLSNNSSNLLGTLTTVAPL is encoded by the coding sequence ATGTTAAAAAAATCTCCAGCCGTATATCTGCTTGCAGTTATGTGTGCAATGATAGCGACCCCTGCACAATCCGCCGTTCAGCGTGCCTTTGTTGCATCTTATGGATTAAACTCCAATACTTCATTTGACTGCGATGTTACCCACCCATGCCGCCAGTTTCTAGCAGCGGTAACCGTAGTCAACCCAGATGGCGAAGTCGTAGCGCTCGATACCGCAGCGTATGGCGCCGTCACACTCACCCAGTCGATCTCTTTGACGGCAGCTCCGGGTGCCTATGCCGGCATTACTGTCTTTCCAGGCTCAAACGGAGTGACGATTGCTACTCCCGGAGTGAATGTAGTGCTACGCGGCCTGACTATCAATAGTCAAGGCGGCGATGCCGGTATTTTAATGACCGCTGGCGCCAAGCTTTCAATCGAGAACTGTGTCATTGCTAATTTTTCGATTATTGGTAGCCCCTTTAACCAATACGGGGTATTAGTCCAAACAGCAGCAACGGTGCGGATGGTTAACACCCTTATTCGCGATAATGATATAGGTATTCAAATTCAAGATGGAGCTACGGCTGACATCTCTGGATCGAAATTTTTCGGTAATTCCACTTATGGCATCGTTGCATTCAATGACATAAACGGCACGACCACGACTGCTGCTGTCAGCGATACTGTCGTGACAGGGGGTGGCATCGGTATTTATGCAATTGTGGATTCCGCCTCCACCGCCACCGCCAGAGCAGAGATAGTCCGTTCGATAGTTTCGAATTATAGCGGAGGCGTTGCTGCCGAAAGCCAAAATGGAACCGCTTCGGTTAGTATTCGTAAGAGCATGGTGACAGGAAGCAGTATATACGGGCTTGGACAGATCGGCTCTGGCGCAACGATGACATCTTACGGAAATAATATGCTATCGAATAACTCCAGCAACCTTCTCGGCACATTAACTACCGTAGCGCCCCTCTAA
- a CDS encoding ORF6N domain-containing protein, whose translation MIKIDLADLYSAEEKQEVVTNCDHLAKLKLSSSLPNAFIKHGALMLGNVLKSSRAVTISLLVIKTFVKIHKMLSTHKKLATKFTKLESKISGHTQAIAGLIDAIRQLMQVATCSPRPIGCTADLSKLRNEQEL comes from the coding sequence ATGATCAAAATCGATTTGGCAGATCTTTATTCTGCTGAGGAGAAACAGGAGGTGGTCACAAATTGTGACCACCTCGCCAAACTCAAGCTCTCCTCGTCATTGCCGAATGCCTTTATCAAGCATGGAGCCTTGATGCTCGGGAACGTACTTAAGTCGTCACGAGCGGTAACGATTAGCTTATTGGTCATAAAGACGTTCGTTAAAATCCATAAAATGCTCTCTACACATAAAAAACTTGCAACGAAATTTACAAAGTTGGAAAGCAAAATATCCGGCCACACCCAAGCCATCGCAGGCCTGATCGACGCCATCCGACAACTGATGCAAGTGGCTACCTGCTCTCCTCGTCCGATTGGCTGTACGGCTGACCTCAGCAAGCTCCGAAATGAACAAGAACTCTAA